One genomic segment of Capricornis sumatraensis isolate serow.1 chromosome X, serow.2, whole genome shotgun sequence includes these proteins:
- the HNRNPH2 gene encoding heterogeneous nuclear ribonucleoprotein H2 isoform X1 — protein MMLSTEGREGFVVKVRGLPWSCSADEVMRFFSDCKIQNGTSGIRFIYTREGRPSGEAFVELESEDEVKLALKKDRETMGHRYVEVFKSNSVEMDWVLKHTGPNSPDTANDGFVRLRGLPFGCSKEEIVQFFSGLEIVPNGMTLPVDFQGRSTGEAFVQFASQEIAEKALKKHKERIGHRYIEIFKSSRAEVRTHYDPPRKLMAMQRPGPYDRPGAGRGYNSIGRGAGFERMRRGAYGGGYGGYDDYGGYNDGYGFGSDRFGRDLNYCFSGMSDHRYGDGGSSFQSTTGHCVHMRGLPYRATENDIYNFFSPLNPMRVHIEIGPDGRVTGEADVEFATHEDAVAAMAKDKANMQHRYVELFLNSTAGTSGGAYDHSYVELFLNSTAGASGGAYGSQMMGGMGISNQSSYGGPASQQLSGGYGGGYGGQSSMSGYDQVLQENSSDYQSNLA, from the coding sequence ATGATGCTGAGTACCGAAGGCAGGGAGGGGTTCGTGGTGAAGGTCAGGGGCCTGCCCTGGTCCTGCTCAGCTGATGAAGTGATGCGCTTCTTCTCCGATTGTAAAATCCAAAACGGCACATCAGGTATTCGTTTCATCTACACCAGAGAAGGCAGACCAAGTGGTGAAGCATTTGTCGAACTTGAGTCTGAAGATGAAGTGAAACTCGCTCTgaagaaggacagagaaaccatGGGACACAGATATGTTGAAGTATTCAAGTCCAACAGTGTTGAAATGGATTGGGTGTTGAAGCACACAGGTCCGAATAGTCCTGATACTGCCAATGACGGCTTCGTCCGGCTTAGAGGACTCCCATTTGGCTGTAGCAAGGAAGAGATTGTTCAGTTCTTTTCAGGGTTGGAAATTGTGCCAAATGGGATGACACTGCCGGTGGACTTTCAGGGGCGGAGCACAGGGGAGGCCTTTGTGCAGTTTGCTTCGCAGGAGATAGCTGAAAAGGCCTTAAAGAAACACAAGGAAAGAATAGGGCACCGGTACATTGAAATCTTCAAGAGTAGCCGAGCTGAAGTCCGAACCCATTATGACCCCCCTCGAAAGCTCATGGCTATGCAGCGGCCAGGTCCCTATGACAGGCCAGGGGCTGGCAGAGGGTATAATAGCATTGGCAGAGGGGCTGGTTTTGAAAGGATGAGAAGGGGTGCCTATGGTGGAGGGTATGGAGGCTATGACGACTATGGTGGCTATAATGATGGATATGGCTTTGGATCTGATAGATTTGGAAGAGACCTCAATTACTGTTTTTCAGGAATGTCTGATCATAGATATGGAGATGGTGGGTCCAGTTTTCAGAGCACCACAGGGCACTGTGTACACATGAGGGGATTACCTTACAGAGCCACTGAGAATGATATTTACAATTTCTTCTCACCTCTTAATCCCATGAGAGTACACATTGAAATCGGACCTGATGGCAGAGTTACTGGTGAGGCAGATGTTGAATTTGCTACTCATGAAGATGCTGTGGCAGCTATGGCAAAAGACAAAGCTAACATGCAACACAGATACGTGGAGCTCTTCTTGAATTCTACCGCAGGCACAAGTGGGGGAGCCTATGATCACAGCTATGTAGAACTTTTTTTGAATTCCACAGCCGGGGCAAGTGGTGGAGCTTATGGTAGCCAAATGATGGGAGGCATGGGCATATCCAACCAGTCTAGTTATGGAGGTCCTGCCAGTCAGCAGCTGAGTGGTGGTTACGGAGGTGGATATGGTGGTCAGAGTAGTATGAGTGGATATGACCAAGTTCTGCAGGAAAACTCCAGTGACTATCAATCAAACCTCGCTTAG
- the HNRNPH2 gene encoding heterogeneous nuclear ribonucleoprotein H2 isoform X2 has translation MMLSTEGREGFVVKVRGLPWSCSADEVMRFFSDCKIQNGTSGIRFIYTREGRPSGEAFVELESEDEVKLALKKDRETMGHRYVEVFKSNSVEMDWVLKHTGPNSPDTANDGFVRLRGLPFGCSKEEIVQFFSGLEIVPNGMTLPVDFQGRSTGEAFVQFASQEIAEKALKKHKERIGHRYIEIFKSSRAEVRTHYDPPRKLMAMQRPGPYDRPGAGRGYNSIGRGAGFERMRRGAYGGGYGGYDDYGGYNDGYGFGSDRFGRDLNYCFSGMSDHRYGDGGSSFQSTTGHCVHMRGLPYRATENDIYNFFSPLNPMRVHIEIGPDGRVTGEADVEFATHEDAVAAMAKDKANMQHRYVELFLNSTAGTTGASGGAYGSQMMGGMGISNQSSYGGPASQQLSGGYGGGYGGQSSMSGYDQVLQENSSDYQSNLA, from the exons ATGATGCTGAGTACCGAAGGCAGGGAGGGGTTCGTGGTGAAGGTCAGGGGCCTGCCCTGGTCCTGCTCAGCTGATGAAGTGATGCGCTTCTTCTCCGATTGTAAAATCCAAAACGGCACATCAGGTATTCGTTTCATCTACACCAGAGAAGGCAGACCAAGTGGTGAAGCATTTGTCGAACTTGAGTCTGAAGATGAAGTGAAACTCGCTCTgaagaaggacagagaaaccatGGGACACAGATATGTTGAAGTATTCAAGTCCAACAGTGTTGAAATGGATTGGGTGTTGAAGCACACAGGTCCGAATAGTCCTGATACTGCCAATGACGGCTTCGTCCGGCTTAGAGGACTCCCATTTGGCTGTAGCAAGGAAGAGATTGTTCAGTTCTTTTCAGGGTTGGAAATTGTGCCAAATGGGATGACACTGCCGGTGGACTTTCAGGGGCGGAGCACAGGGGAGGCCTTTGTGCAGTTTGCTTCGCAGGAGATAGCTGAAAAGGCCTTAAAGAAACACAAGGAAAGAATAGGGCACCGGTACATTGAAATCTTCAAGAGTAGCCGAGCTGAAGTCCGAACCCATTATGACCCCCCTCGAAAGCTCATGGCTATGCAGCGGCCAGGTCCCTATGACAGGCCAGGGGCTGGCAGAGGGTATAATAGCATTGGCAGAGGGGCTGGTTTTGAAAGGATGAGAAGGGGTGCCTATGGTGGAGGGTATGGAGGCTATGACGACTATGGTGGCTATAATGATGGATATGGCTTTGGATCTGATAGATTTGGAAGAGACCTCAATTACTGTTTTTCAGGAATGTCTGATCATAGATATGGAGATGGTGGGTCCAGTTTTCAGAGCACCACAGGGCACTGTGTACACATGAGGGGATTACCTTACAGAGCCACTGAGAATGATATTTACAATTTCTTCTCACCTCTTAATCCCATGAGAGTACACATTGAAATCGGACCTGATGGCAGAGTTACTGGTGAGGCAGATGTTGAATTTGCTACTCATGAAGATGCTGTGGCAGCTATGGCAAAAGACAAAGCTAACATGCAACACAGATACGTGGAGCTCTTCTTGAATTCTACCGCAGGCACAA CCGGGGCAAGTGGTGGAGCTTATGGTAGCCAAATGATGGGAGGCATGGGCATATCCAACCAGTCTAGTTATGGAGGTCCTGCCAGTCAGCAGCTGAGTGGTGGTTACGGAGGTGGATATGGTGGTCAGAGTAGTATGAGTGGATATGACCAAGTTCTGCAGGAAAACTCCAGTGACTATCAATCAAACCTCGCTTAG